The Candidatus Eisenbacteria bacterium DNA segment CGCCGTGGCCGAGGGAGAAGAGCAGGCCGCACCAGCGGGCGAGGCGTGGATGGGCGAGGCTGTTGAAGCGCGCTAGCCCGTCGATCGCGACCAGGTGGTCGGCGTCGAGGCCATGCCTCAGCCCGAGCACGAACACGAGGGTGACGAGCGCGAGCCAATCGCCGGGGAGAGACGCCATCGCCGCGGGTCGCGTCCTCTCCCCGTCAGGCCGCGATGCGGCGCCGCGGCGGCACGCGGTGCTGTGCGAGATACAGGGGCGTGCGGGACTTCGGCACCTTGAACACGAAGTGGTAGCGCGCGACGTGGTAGCTCGGATCGAAGCCGTGGAAATTGAGCTTCATCCGCTCGAGCTCCTCGGCGCGGTGCTGCGCGAGCGGCTTGACGGCCTCGTCGGCCGCGCGGCTCGCGCGCTTGCGCTCGAGGAGGTCGGCGTATTCGGGGCTCGCCGCGAGCGCTTCGGCGGCGCGCACGGCGCGCCCGAGGAAGCCGGCCACGTCATCGCCGTGCGCCTCG contains these protein-coding regions:
- a CDS encoding hydrogenase maturation protein — its product is EAHGDDVAGFLGRAVRAAEALAASPEYADLLERKRASRAADEAVKPLAQHRAEELERMKLNFHGFDPSYHVARYHFVFKVPKSRTPLYLAQHRVPPRRRIAA